From one Bacteroides eggerthii genomic stretch:
- a CDS encoding TonB-dependent receptor — protein sequence MKRFITGAMLLLATTFSVFSQTKNITVSGRVVEDTNEPAVQATIQLLSLPDSAYAAGVATTGNGRFTLPKVSAGKYVLKVSYIGFKNKFIPLHLYANVLNKNVGTVTLETDAIMLAEAVVTAEAPQVQVVEDTLMYNSTAYRTPEGAMLEELVKKLPGAEVDDDGNVKINGKELKKIMVDGKEFFGGDVKTGLKNLPVDMIDKLKTYDKQSDLARITGIDDGEEETVLDLTVKKGMNRGWFGNADLAYGTEDRYMARMMVNHFVDKTKFSLIGSANNVNDQGFSGGGGGPRWRRNNGLVATKTLGANFAAETSKLDIGGSARYNYRGADIISTNSSERFLQNGNSYSNSNSVNRNKNINFNANFRLEWKPDSMTNIIFRPNFSYGKTDNASGSESGTFNADPYSLVTNPNDFLNFDQMTDDPLEDIRVNATNDASLSKSKSVSTEATLQLNRKLNNRGRNITFRGRFSYGDNDNDQYSQSETRYYQIQSILGGDSILYRNQYVTTPTHNYNYSAQLTYSEPIARATFLQFRYQFQYKYSESDKTTFDMLSYPDWDINGPLPPGYETHPVDSLGKYAEYRYYNHDASVSLRFIREKYQLSAGMSFQPQHSTLSYKRGDYMIDTTRNVFNFAPNIDFRYRFSKVSQLQFMYRGRSSQPSMENLLPIVDNSNPLNVRVGNPGLKPAFTHSMRLFYNTYNAELQRGIVTHVNFSATQNSISNSTVYNEQTGGRITTPKNINGNWSAFGMFGFNTALKNKKFTINSFSNINYTNNVSFLYNNDTKIDDKNTTTGLTLGERLNGAYRNDWFEFGLNGSISYTAERSKLRPENNQEPYTFSYGALTNITMPWKMTISTNITNQSRRGYTDSSMNRNELIWNAQLSQSFLKGAATVSFEMYDILKQQSNISRSLTADARSVSSYNGVNSYCMLHFIYRLNIFGSKSARESMGRGPGGPGGQRGGFSRGHRPF from the coding sequence ATGAAAAGATTTATCACCGGAGCGATGTTGTTGCTTGCAACTACATTTTCTGTATTCTCACAAACAAAAAACATTACCGTATCCGGCCGCGTGGTTGAGGATACGAACGAACCAGCGGTACAAGCTACTATTCAATTATTATCATTACCGGACAGTGCTTATGCTGCCGGTGTTGCTACTACCGGAAATGGCCGCTTCACTTTACCCAAAGTGAGTGCCGGAAAGTATGTTTTGAAAGTTTCCTACATCGGTTTTAAGAATAAGTTTATTCCTTTACATCTCTACGCCAATGTACTCAATAAAAATGTGGGTACAGTGACACTCGAAACGGATGCTATTATGCTTGCCGAAGCAGTAGTTACTGCTGAAGCACCGCAAGTGCAGGTGGTGGAAGATACGTTGATGTATAACTCTACTGCTTATCGTACACCGGAAGGTGCCATGCTGGAAGAACTGGTGAAAAAACTTCCCGGAGCGGAAGTTGATGATGATGGTAATGTGAAGATTAACGGTAAGGAACTGAAGAAAATTATGGTGGATGGTAAGGAGTTCTTTGGCGGTGATGTGAAGACCGGCCTGAAAAATCTGCCTGTCGACATGATTGATAAACTGAAAACTTATGATAAACAGTCGGATCTGGCACGTATAACCGGGATAGATGACGGTGAGGAAGAAACAGTGCTGGACCTTACTGTGAAGAAGGGCATGAACAGGGGATGGTTCGGTAATGCAGATCTTGCTTATGGTACGGAAGACCGTTATATGGCCCGCATGATGGTGAATCATTTTGTGGATAAAACCAAGTTCTCCTTAATCGGTTCGGCGAATAACGTTAACGATCAGGGGTTCTCCGGTGGTGGAGGTGGTCCGCGCTGGCGCAGGAATAATGGTTTGGTGGCAACAAAAACATTAGGTGCTAACTTTGCTGCGGAGACGTCCAAACTGGATATTGGCGGTAGTGCCCGGTATAATTACAGAGGGGCGGATATTATCAGTACCAATTCTTCCGAACGTTTCCTGCAAAATGGAAATTCATATTCCAACTCTAATTCTGTCAATAGAAACAAGAATATAAACTTTAATGCTAATTTTCGTTTGGAGTGGAAACCGGACTCTATGACAAACATCATTTTCCGTCCGAACTTTTCGTACGGAAAAACTGATAATGCTTCCGGTTCTGAGTCCGGAACATTCAATGCCGATCCGTATAGCTTGGTTACCAATCCGAACGACTTTCTTAATTTTGACCAGATGACGGATGATCCTTTGGAGGATATTCGTGTCAATGCAACAAATGATGCTTCTCTAAGCAAAAGCAAGAGCGTCTCTACGGAGGCTACTTTGCAACTGAATAGAAAGTTGAATAACCGGGGGCGTAACATTACTTTTCGTGGGCGCTTTAGCTATGGTGACAACGACAATGACCAGTATTCACAGTCTGAAACGCGTTACTACCAGATTCAGAGCATATTGGGAGGCGATTCCATACTATACCGTAACCAGTATGTCACAACTCCTACACACAATTATAATTATAGTGCTCAGTTGACATACAGCGAACCGATTGCGCGAGCTACTTTCCTGCAGTTCCGCTATCAGTTTCAGTATAAGTACAGTGAGAGTGACAAAACTACGTTTGATATGTTGAGCTATCCCGATTGGGACATCAACGGGCCTCTGCCTCCCGGTTATGAAACACATCCGGTGGATAGTTTGGGTAAGTACGCGGAGTACAGATATTATAATCATGACGCGTCCGTATCGTTGCGCTTCATTCGAGAGAAGTATCAACTGAGTGCAGGAATGTCTTTCCAACCTCAACATTCGACGCTGTCCTATAAACGTGGTGATTATATGATTGATACGACACGCAATGTGTTCAACTTTGCTCCGAATATTGATTTTCGTTATCGTTTCTCCAAGGTGAGCCAGCTGCAGTTTATGTATCGCGGACGTAGCAGTCAGCCAAGTATGGAGAACTTGTTACCTATCGTCGACAACTCAAACCCGTTGAATGTCAGAGTGGGTAATCCGGGTTTGAAGCCTGCATTTACGCATAGTATGCGTCTCTTCTACAATACGTATAATGCAGAATTGCAGCGTGGTATAGTGACGCATGTCAACTTCTCGGCTACGCAGAATAGTATCAGTAACAGTACGGTATATAATGAACAGACCGGTGGAAGAATTACGACTCCTAAGAATATTAATGGAAACTGGAGCGCTTTCGGTATGTTCGGGTTCAATACAGCATTAAAGAATAAGAAATTTACCATTAACTCGTTCTCTAATATCAATTACACCAATAATGTGTCTTTCTTGTACAATAATGATACCAAAATAGATGACAAGAATACCACTACCGGACTTACATTGGGTGAACGGTTGAATGGAGCTTATCGTAATGATTGGTTTGAATTCGGGCTGAATGGTTCTATCTCTTATACTGCTGAACGCAGCAAGCTGCGTCCGGAAAACAATCAAGAACCTTATACTTTTTCTTACGGCGCTTTAACCAATATAACGATGCCTTGGAAGATGACGATTTCCACTAATATCACCAATCAAAGCCGTCGCGGTTATACAGATAGCAGCATGAACCGCAATGAGCTGATCTGGAATGCTCAACTTTCGCAGTCTTTCCTGAAAGGGGCGGCTACCGTAAGTTTTGAAATGTACGATATTCTGAAACAGCAGAGTAATATCAGCCGTTCGCTGACAGCAGATGCCCGTTCGGTGTCTTCCTATAATGGCGTCAACAGTTATTGTATGTTGCACTTTATTTATCGTCTGAATATTTTCGGCAGCAAGTCCGCACGCGAAAGTATGGGCCGAGGCCCTGGTGGTCCTGGCGGGCAGCGGGGAGGATTTAGCAGAGGACATCGTCCGTTCTAA
- the cls gene encoding cardiolipin synthase yields the protein MFDWNFIAGLVATVAFDIIYFGAIIGTITVIILDNRNPVKTMAWILILMFLPLVGLVLYFFFGRSQRRVRVIGKKSYNRLLKKPMAEYLAQDSCTLPVNYSRLISLFRNTNQAFPFDGNRVEIYTHGLSMLQALLRELQNATKHIHMEFYIFEDDAIGRMVRDVLIDKARQGVEVRVIYDDVGCWHVPNRFYEQMREAGVEVRSFLKVRFPLFTSKVNYRNHRKIVVIDGRIGFIGGMNLAERYMRGFSWGIWRDTHLLLEGKAVHGLQTVFLLDWYFVDRTLVTSARYFPKVDNCGTSLAQIVTSEPIGPWKEIMQGLGMAITGAKKYFYIQTPYFLPTEAVAVAMQTAALAGVDVRLMLPYRADNRLTHLGSCSYLAEALRAGVKVYFYKKGFLHSKLMVSDDELSTVGSTNVDFRSFEHNFEVNAFIYDTETALQMREIFLQDQRECVQVFSKNWAKRPWYHKAAESVVRLLAPLL from the coding sequence ATGTTTGATTGGAATTTCATAGCCGGCCTCGTTGCCACAGTAGCATTTGATATAATCTATTTTGGCGCAATTATCGGAACAATTACGGTTATCATTCTTGATAACCGTAACCCGGTAAAAACGATGGCATGGATATTGATATTGATGTTTTTGCCATTAGTGGGGCTTGTACTTTACTTCTTTTTCGGTCGTAGTCAGCGTCGTGTACGTGTCATTGGTAAGAAAAGCTACAACCGCCTGTTGAAAAAACCGATGGCTGAATACCTTGCTCAGGACTCGTGCACGCTTCCTGTAAATTATAGCCGTCTTATTTCTTTGTTTCGCAACACAAATCAGGCTTTCCCTTTTGACGGGAATCGTGTAGAAATCTATACGCATGGGCTTTCCATGCTTCAAGCTTTGCTACGTGAGTTACAGAATGCTACGAAGCATATTCATATGGAGTTCTATATTTTTGAGGATGATGCTATCGGACGTATGGTGCGCGATGTGTTGATAGATAAGGCAAGGCAGGGAGTAGAAGTACGTGTTATTTACGATGATGTGGGCTGTTGGCATGTTCCTAACCGCTTTTACGAACAGATGCGTGAGGCAGGAGTAGAGGTGCGTAGCTTTCTGAAAGTGCGCTTCCCTTTGTTTACCAGTAAAGTGAACTATCGTAATCACCGTAAGATAGTGGTGATTGACGGACGCATCGGGTTTATTGGCGGTATGAATTTGGCAGAGCGTTATATGCGTGGTTTTTCCTGGGGAATCTGGCGTGATACGCATCTTTTATTAGAAGGCAAGGCTGTGCATGGTTTGCAGACTGTCTTTTTGCTCGACTGGTATTTTGTAGATCGTACATTAGTTACGTCCGCCCGTTATTTTCCGAAAGTGGATAATTGTGGTACTTCGTTGGCGCAGATTGTAACAAGTGAGCCGATAGGACCTTGGAAAGAGATTATGCAGGGGCTTGGCATGGCCATAACGGGAGCGAAGAAATATTTCTACATACAAACTCCTTACTTCTTGCCTACGGAAGCCGTTGCTGTCGCTATGCAAACAGCTGCTTTAGCTGGGGTGGACGTGCGTTTGATGCTTCCTTATCGCGCGGATAACAGACTGACGCATTTAGGCTCTTGTTCTTATTTGGCAGAGGCACTGCGGGCAGGAGTGAAAGTATATTTCTATAAAAAAGGTTTCCTGCATTCCAAATTGATGGTGTCGGATGATGAATTGTCTACTGTGGGCTCTACAAACGTGGATTTCCGAAGCTTTGAGCATAACTTTGAGGTGAATGCATTTATATATGATACGGAAACTGCTCTCCAAATGCGTGAGATATTCTTGCAAGACCAACGGGAATGTGTACAGGTATTCTCCAAAAATTGGGCGAAACGTCCTTGGTATCATAAAGCGGCAGAAAGCGTGGTACGTCTGCTGGCTCCGCTTTTATAA
- the rsmD gene encoding 16S rRNA (guanine(966)-N(2))-methyltransferase RsmD, whose translation MRVISGIYKRRRFDVPHSFKARPTTDFAKENLFNVLSNYIDFEEGVRALDLFAGTGSISIELVSRGCDQVISIEKDRDHYAFICKIMRELKTDKCLPVRGDVFKYIRGGREQFDFIFADPPYELKGLETLPDLIFENNLLKEEGLFVLEHGKTNNFESHPHFIERRVYGSVNFSFFQFSKL comes from the coding sequence ATGCGAGTAATCAGCGGAATATACAAAAGAAGACGCTTTGACGTGCCTCACAGCTTCAAGGCACGCCCCACTACGGATTTTGCCAAAGAGAATCTATTCAATGTGTTATCCAACTACATAGACTTTGAAGAAGGCGTACGCGCCCTCGATTTGTTTGCCGGCACAGGAAGCATCAGTATTGAACTCGTATCCAGAGGTTGCGACCAAGTCATCAGCATAGAAAAAGACCGCGACCACTATGCTTTCATCTGCAAAATAATGCGTGAACTAAAGACCGACAAATGTCTGCCTGTCCGCGGTGATGTATTCAAGTACATACGAGGTGGCCGCGAACAGTTCGATTTCATCTTTGCCGACCCGCCTTATGAATTAAAAGGACTTGAGACTCTACCTGATCTGATCTTTGAAAATAACCTCTTAAAAGAAGAAGGTTTATTTGTATTAGAACATGGGAAGACCAATAACTTTGAAAGCCATCCTCATTTTATAGAAAGAAGAGTGTATGGCAGTGTCAATTTCTCCTTTTTCCAATTTTCCAAGTTATAA
- a CDS encoding DUF3822 family protein, which translates to MIETTDFTKSEQYTLSIRLSTDGFSFSIFNPLGDGELSFHEHEVDTSLSLTANLKQAFREVEWLNHSFRRVNVLMANKRFTFIPLEFFEDEQTETVFYHNHPKQDNEVVQYNILHKNNIVVLFGMDKSTCSLLREQYPDIRFYSQASPFIEYFATKSRLGNCRKMYIHLRKEAVDIYAYERGRLIFANAFACKETNDRIYYILYIWKQLGMEQERDELHLTGELSNKEELLPELKKFIRQVFIMNPAYNLDLQAINLCE; encoded by the coding sequence ATGATAGAAACAACTGATTTTACAAAATCGGAACAATATACCTTATCCATCCGTCTCAGTACGGATGGATTTTCTTTTTCTATATTCAATCCTCTCGGCGACGGAGAGCTTTCTTTCCACGAACATGAGGTAGACACTTCTTTGTCCCTCACTGCCAATCTTAAACAAGCCTTCCGAGAAGTAGAATGGCTGAACCATTCTTTCCGTCGTGTCAATGTGCTCATGGCAAACAAGCGTTTTACGTTTATTCCGCTGGAGTTTTTCGAGGACGAGCAAACAGAGACCGTATTCTATCATAATCATCCCAAGCAAGACAATGAAGTTGTACAATACAACATCCTGCATAAAAACAACATAGTCGTACTGTTTGGCATGGACAAGAGCACCTGCTCCCTTTTGCGCGAGCAATATCCCGATATCCGTTTCTATTCGCAGGCAAGCCCGTTTATTGAGTATTTTGCAACCAAAAGTCGTTTAGGCAATTGCAGGAAAATGTACATACATCTGCGTAAAGAAGCCGTAGACATATATGCTTACGAACGCGGCCGGTTGATATTTGCCAATGCCTTTGCCTGTAAGGAGACCAACGACCGTATCTACTACATTCTCTATATATGGAAACAGCTCGGCATGGAGCAAGAACGTGACGAACTTCACCTCACAGGCGAACTGTCCAACAAGGAAGAGCTATTGCCCGAACTAAAAAAATTCATCCGGCAGGTATTCATCATGAATCCAGCCTATAATCTTGACCTACAAGCTATCAACCTATGCGAGTAA
- a CDS encoding ATP-dependent RecD-like DNA helicase, whose amino-acid sequence MINNYLERQIKENFPYQPTSEQEIAIKSLSEFLLSSCNEAVFLLRGYAGTGKTSLVGALVKTLDQLQQKSILLAPTGRAAKVFSAYAGHPAFTIHKKIYRQQSFSNETSNFSVNDNLTTHTLYIVDEASMISNDGLAGSSFGTGRLLDDLVQFVYSGVGCRLLLMGDTAQLPPVGEEQSPALFADALKGYGLEVQEVDLTQVVRQERQSGILWNATRLRQLIAEDECGALPRIKVTGFADIKVLPGNELIDALEACYDHDGLDETIVVCRSNKRTNIYNNGIRAQILWREDELNTGDLLMVAKNNYFWTEQLQADMLRNGERKEVVAQIPDFIANGETAVVRRVRRTRELYGFRFADVMLAFPDYNDLELEVNLLLDTLHSDAPALPKADNDRLFYTVLEDYADITMKRERMKKMKADPYYNALQVKYAYAVTCHKAQGGQWKNVFLDQGYMTDEYLTPDYFRWLYTAFTRATGTLYLVNYPTEQII is encoded by the coding sequence ATGATAAATAACTATTTAGAAAGGCAAATTAAGGAAAATTTTCCTTATCAACCAACTTCGGAGCAGGAAATTGCAATAAAATCTTTGTCGGAGTTCTTGTTGTCATCCTGTAACGAGGCGGTTTTTCTGCTTCGTGGTTATGCCGGAACGGGGAAAACGTCATTAGTCGGCGCTTTGGTCAAGACATTGGACCAGTTGCAACAAAAGTCAATATTGCTGGCTCCGACGGGACGGGCGGCGAAAGTTTTTTCTGCTTATGCGGGGCATCCGGCGTTTACAATTCATAAAAAAATTTATAGACAGCAATCATTCTCTAATGAAACAAGTAATTTCTCGGTGAACGATAATTTGACAACTCATACTTTGTATATCGTGGATGAGGCATCCATGATTTCCAATGACGGGTTGGCGGGTTCGTCATTCGGTACGGGACGTTTGTTGGATGATTTGGTGCAGTTTGTCTATTCCGGCGTGGGATGTCGTCTTCTGTTGATGGGCGATACGGCACAGCTTCCGCCGGTGGGTGAGGAGCAAAGTCCGGCTCTTTTTGCTGATGCCCTGAAAGGATATGGGCTGGAAGTACAGGAGGTGGATTTGACACAGGTGGTCCGTCAGGAACGGCAATCGGGTATTCTGTGGAACGCCACCCGTTTGCGGCAGCTCATAGCCGAAGATGAATGCGGGGCGTTGCCGAGGATAAAAGTAACGGGATTTGCGGATATTAAAGTATTGCCGGGGAATGAATTGATAGATGCGCTTGAAGCATGTTACGATCATGACGGGTTGGATGAAACGATTGTGGTGTGCCGCTCCAACAAGCGGACAAATATTTATAATAATGGTATTCGAGCCCAGATTCTTTGGAGGGAGGACGAACTGAATACGGGAGACTTGCTGATGGTTGCGAAAAATAATTATTTTTGGACGGAACAGCTTCAAGCGGACATGCTGCGTAATGGAGAGAGGAAAGAAGTGGTGGCACAAATTCCCGACTTCATAGCCAATGGAGAAACTGCCGTAGTACGTCGTGTACGCCGTACGCGTGAACTATATGGTTTTCGCTTTGCGGATGTAATGCTGGCTTTTCCTGATTATAATGATCTTGAGTTGGAGGTGAATCTTCTGTTGGATACTTTGCACAGCGATGCGCCTGCTTTACCCAAAGCAGATAATGACCGCCTTTTTTATACTGTCCTCGAAGATTACGCCGATATTACGATGAAGCGCGAAAGAATGAAGAAGATGAAAGCCGATCCTTATTACAATGCTTTACAGGTGAAGTATGCCTATGCCGTAACTTGCCATAAGGCGCAGGGGGGACAGTGGAAGAATGTCTTTCTTGACCAGGGGTATATGACGGACGAATATCTGACACCGGATTATTTCCGTTGGCTGTACACTGCTTTTACGCGTGCTACGGGTACGTTGTATCTGGTAAATTATCCGACTGAACAAATTATTTAA